The sequence below is a genomic window from Micromonospora aurantiaca ATCC 27029.
CGGTTCCGGCTGCTGGTGCCCGGTCCCGGCAACAACGGCATGCACATCCACGTCGGCATCCCCGATCCGGACACCGGTGTGCAGGTGCTCAACCATGTCCGGCCCTGGCTGCCGATCCTGCAGGCGGTCACCGCGAACTCCCCGTTCTCCCGGGGCGAGGACACCGGGTACGCGAGCTGGCGCTCGGTGGAGTGGGAACGCTGGCCGTCGGTCGCGCCCACCCCGTACCTGGAGTCGCACGAGCACTACGAGCGGCTGATCCGGCAGCTCATCGCCAGCGGTGTGATGCTGGACGAGGGGATGCTCTACTGGTACGCCCGGCTGTCCGCGAAGTACCCCACGGTGGAGATCCGCATCGGCGACGTCTGCCCGTCGGTGGACGACGCGGTGCTGGTGGCGGCGCTGGTCCGCGCGCTCGTCGCCACCGCGCTCACCGACATCGCCGCCGGCCGCCCGGCCGTCAACACCGACCACCACCTGCTGGTGGCGGCGCACTGGCGGGCCGCCCACGACGGGCTGGAGGGCGAGGGCGTCGACCTCACCGACGGTGAGCTGCGCCCGGCCTGGGAGCTGGTGGACCGGCTCGTCGACCGGCTGCGCCCCGAACTGGAACGGCACGGCGACCTGGACCGGGTGACCGATCTGCTGGGCGGGCTGCGCCGGCACGGCAGCGGCGCGGCACGACAGCGGGCGGTGTTCGCGCGTACCGGCAGCCTCGTCGACGTGGTCGCGGACGTGGCGCGGCAGACCCGTGGCTGAGCGGCCACGCG
It includes:
- a CDS encoding carboxylate-amine ligase → MVTMSGSVAERERSAASGGTDLLTVGVEEEFLLADPHTGTAVPAVDLVMEQVPAELRGQVEREFQTSQIEIGSPPGLDLSSIRHSLSMLRAELADAAERAGVRLLAIGTGPVDGPVPPVVDKPRFDRMIERFRLLVPGPGNNGMHIHVGIPDPDTGVQVLNHVRPWLPILQAVTANSPFSRGEDTGYASWRSVEWERWPSVAPTPYLESHEHYERLIRQLIASGVMLDEGMLYWYARLSAKYPTVEIRIGDVCPSVDDAVLVAALVRALVATALTDIAAGRPAVNTDHHLLVAAHWRAAHDGLEGEGVDLTDGELRPAWELVDRLVDRLRPELERHGDLDRVTDLLGGLRRHGSGAARQRAVFARTGSLVDVVADVARQTRG